ACTACGGGATCGATGTGACCCGGCTTTTCTTTCTCGGCTATTCCAACGGCGCGAACTTTCTGGCCGCCGTGATGCAGGTCTACCCGTCCGCTGTACGCCGTGCTGTTTTGCTACGCGCGGTTCAGGTCCTTGATCCGCTACCGGCGGAGGATCTCTCTGGAACGCATGTGCTGATGGTCAATGGGCAGGACAGTTACGCTCCAGTACTGGCCGATAATCTGAGGGCGCAGGGTGCGCAGGTCGACACCCGAACAGTACCTAGCGGCCATGAGCTGATCGCCGCAGACGTCGCCGAGGTGGCCGACTGGCTTGGACTGGGCTATGCGGGCCAATGACTGGTCAAGGCGAAAAAGCGGGGCTCCGGAACATCGCCCAAGATCATAGACTTCACTGCGGCCAATCTCCCCTGCGTTGGATGCATAGCCGCCATGCCCAACCGCGTTGCGGCTGGAAACGACATCTCAGCTCAGGGACATTTGTCGCGGTTCCGGTCGTTCTGATGGAACGGGTTTCGAAGATTACGGCCAAAATGCTCGGTCCATTCCGATATTTCCCGTCTGTGGGGATGTCGGGACCTGATTTCCGGTCGCTCTTGTGGTTGCCCACATGGGTGGGCATCTCTGCCCCTGTTGCAGACACCAAGGAGTCTCTCGCCATGTCCTATATCCTTCGCGCCGCCACTCTGGCCGGATTTGTCGCCGCTTCTGCCGCCGCTGCTCAGGCCGAGGACGGCACTTTGACTGTCGGCATGTCCGGCGCCTATTTCCCCTTCACCTTTGTGCGCCAAGATGTCCTGCAGGGTTTTGAAGTTGATGTCATGAATGCGGTGGGCGAGGTGGCCGATCTCGACATCCAATTCGAAACCATGTCCTTTTCCGGGCTGGTGGGTGCGCTAGATGCGGGCCGTATTGACACCATTGCCAACCAAATCACCATCACGCCAGAACGAGAGGCGAAGTTCGCCTTTACCGAACCCTATGTGATCGACGGTGCCCAAGTGGTAACGCGCAAGGGCAATGACGCTATCGCCGGGGTCGACGATCTGCGCGGCAAGATAGTGGCCGTAAACCTCGGTTCGAACTTTGAACAGTTGCTGCGCGATCTGCCCTTTGCCGGTGAGGTCGAGATCAGGACCTACGACAGCAATATCGAGCAGGACACCGCACTTGGCCGCGTCGATGCCTTTGTGATGGACCGGGTGTCCTCGGCTCAGGTGATCAAGCAAAGCCCACTGCCGCTGCAACTGGCTGGCCAGCCGTTCTCGGAAATTCGCAATGCCCTGCCGTTTCGTGATGACGAAGACGGCCGCGCCCTGCGCTCCAAGGTCGATGCAGCACTTGTCGTTTTGCGCGAGAACGGCGCCTTGACCGAGATCTCTGAGAAGTGGTTCGGGTCCGACATCACCACGCTTTTAGCGGAATAGTCCGTGCAGGGGCTCGACATCGGGTACATGGTCGGCTTGATGCCGGTGATCCTGAGCTATGTGCCGCTGACGCTGGCAATGGCGTCAGTGGCCATGGTTTGCGCGCTGGTGTTGTCAGCCCTTCTGGCGGTTGAACGGGTCGTGCGTGTGCCGATTCTGGATTGGCTGGTGATTGTCTTTATCAGCTTCTTTCGCGGCACTCCGCTTCTGGTGCAGCTTTTTCTGTTCTACTACGGGCTGCCACAGGTACTGTCTGTTCTGACCAGGATCGACGGGGTCACGGCGGCGATCCTGGGTCTGATGCTGCACTTCGCGGCCTATATGGCAGAATCAATCCGCGCCGCAATTATCAGCGTCGACCGCAGCCAGTGGGAGGCGGGCCAGTCTATTGGGATGACCCAGTGGCAGTTGATGCAGCGCATTATTCTACCGCAGGCCGCGCGTGTGGCGGCGCCAACGCTGGTCAACTACTTCATCGACATGCTCAAGGCGACCTCGCTCGCTTTTACCCTTGGTGTCACCGAGATGATGGGCGCCGCCCAGAAAGAAGCTGCCGGCAGCTTCCTTTACTTCGAGGCCTTTCTTGTCGTGGCAGTGATCTACTGGGGTATGGTCGAAGCGCTCAATCAGGGCCAGAAAGTTTTGGAAACCTATCTCGATAAGGCTTACGCGCGATGACATCGACGACCGGAATCTCGATCAGGGGACTGACAAAGACATTCGGCGGAAAGCCTGTCCTTGACGGTATCGACCTCGACATTGCGGCGGGCGAGCGAGTGGTGATCATCGGTCCCTCGGGCACCGGAAAATCGACCCTGCTACGCTGCCTCAACTACCTCGACCGGCCGGATGCTGGTCTGATCTCTATTGGCGATCTGACGGTGGATGCCGCCCATGCACGCAACTCTGATATCCTTGGCCTGCGGCGGCGCACCGGGTTCGTGTTCCAGAACTACGCGCTTTTCGCCAACAAGACGGCGATTGAGAATATCATGGAGGCGCTGATAACAGTGCAGCGCTTGCCCAAGTCCGAGGCCGTTGCGCGCGCCAAAGCTGTGCTTGCCGAGACAGGTCTCGCCGACAAGGCCGACAGCTATCCAGCGGCGCTATCCGGCGGGCAGCAGCAGCGGGTCGGCATTGGCCGCGCGATGGCACTTGGAGCGGAGCTGATGCTGTTCGATGAACCGACTTCGGCTCTGGACCCGGAGTTGGTCGGAGAAGTGCTCGATCTGATGCGCCGGGTTGCGGAGCAGAGACAGACAATCCTGATCGTCACCCACGAGATGCAGTTTGCCCGCGAGATTGCCGATCGCATCCTGTTCATGCACGGTGGCAAGATCGTCGAGCAGGGCACACCGGCGCAGATCTTCGAAGCACCACAGGATGTGCGGCTCCGGCGGTTTCTGGCCCGGATAGATGGTTGAAGCCAGTTCAGGTTGTTCGAATTTGGTGTTCGTCTTTTCAAGGCTGAGTTCGTGAGGGGGAGCCTTAGAAGAAGGCCAGCGTGTGAGGACGCAAGCTGCTCGGGGGCTTCGCGTGACAGTGCGAACAGAGTGTCGCCCGGATAGAGGCCCTCGGAAACCGTGATCCGTAAATCGCCAAAGGCTTTAAGCCCACAAGGTCGATCCACGACGGTCAGGTCTTTGATGGGGACAACACGTCTTGCCATTCCGGATGGCGACCGATCATCGCCTTCGCGAACGGGCAGAGTGGGATGATGACCACCTGATCCTGCCGCGCGTCCTCGATCGCCTGTTGCAACAGCCTTGCTCCGACCTTGCGACCGCGCAAGGCGTCGGGGATTTCGGTGTGATCAATGATGATCTGGCTTGCGCTGACGCGGCTATAGCTCATCTCAGCCTCGACACCATCAACGACAAGCCGATAGCGCCCCTTCGACGGGCCGTCTTCCCGCTCGACCGTGCCATCCGTCGCCAAGGCGGCAATCGTCTGTGTGGCATTGGGCGCGCGCACCTGACGCGGGCGTCCATGGGCACATTCCAGCAGGTCGCGGTCCCATCCGCCAAGGTTGGCCGCGGCCTCGTAGGTCGAGACCAAGAACGCCATCAACGTCTCTTCGGGATCTGGCGCGCTCTGTACCGCCTCGTAGGGCAGCATGAATTCCGACAGCCCCGCGTGCCAAAAGGCCGCGTCGGGACGCACCGACGCGCTTCGGTACCCGGTGGGGGACGGATAGGCGTAGGCATAGAAGGCGGGGTAGTCGATGCCATTGCCGCCCGGCCAGAACCCGGCGGCGGACATTTCGCGGTCATAGGCTTCCTGCGCCACGTCGTCTGGCAGAAACGGGATCCCGGCGGGATGCAGCGGGGCGCGCCGCCCCGAAAAACGGGTCACGGCGAGATCCAGCGCGCCCCAGAACAGGTGGACCGGGCTGGACTTGCCGACAAAGGACGTCCGGAACCGGTGGAACACCGTGTCGATCGCCACCAATGCCTGATGGTAGCGCTGCACCGCGTCCCGGTCATAGGGCCGGTCGCGATGATCCTCGCTGAACGGCACGGGGTAGGGCACCTTGTTCGGGGTGTCGTTGAAGCTCGGCGTGCCCCCAAGGTCGGTGATCAGCGTCTCGAACTTTGCACGAAATGCCGCGACCGTGGTCGGCCCGAGCGCGAAAGACGCCCGGTGGCCGTTGCCACAGCTTCCCACGACCATATGCTCTCGAAAGTCGAACAGGAGCTCGATGCCCGGACCGTCGGGGATCTGAGAGGATGCCAGCCCCGTCGGCGTGACATAGAATGTCGCGTTCCAGGAATGGTTAAGCCACGGCGTATGCGCGAGCCGGTATTTTCCTGCAATCTGCAGAAATAGGTGGAGGGCAGAGCAGGTCTCTCGCCACCCGAGGTAGTCGAGGTGAGGCCACTCGGTGCTCATCGCGTTTCTTCTCCCTTCACCCTGTGTCACGATGGACTCTGGTCATCCGATCCTCTGTCGATTGAAAGGCGGCTCGGCATTCCCGTCGGTAGCGCGTGTCGATAGCGTCTCTGTCGGCTCTGTTGTGAAGGCCTGCTTCGAGGGGGCCCCCGATTTATT
The nucleotide sequence above comes from Roseovarius mucosus. Encoded proteins:
- a CDS encoding amino acid ABC transporter ATP-binding protein, with amino-acid sequence MTSTTGISIRGLTKTFGGKPVLDGIDLDIAAGERVVIIGPSGTGKSTLLRCLNYLDRPDAGLISIGDLTVDAAHARNSDILGLRRRTGFVFQNYALFANKTAIENIMEALITVQRLPKSEAVARAKAVLAETGLADKADSYPAALSGGQQQRVGIGRAMALGAELMLFDEPTSALDPELVGEVLDLMRRVAEQRQTILIVTHEMQFAREIADRILFMHGGKIVEQGTPAQIFEAPQDVRLRRFLARIDG
- a CDS encoding amino acid ABC transporter substrate-binding protein encodes the protein MSYILRAATLAGFVAASAAAAQAEDGTLTVGMSGAYFPFTFVRQDVLQGFEVDVMNAVGEVADLDIQFETMSFSGLVGALDAGRIDTIANQITITPEREAKFAFTEPYVIDGAQVVTRKGNDAIAGVDDLRGKIVAVNLGSNFEQLLRDLPFAGEVEIRTYDSNIEQDTALGRVDAFVMDRVSSAQVIKQSPLPLQLAGQPFSEIRNALPFRDDEDGRALRSKVDAALVVLRENGALTEISEKWFGSDITTLLAE
- a CDS encoding DUF5996 family protein; amino-acid sequence: MSTEWPHLDYLGWRETCSALHLFLQIAGKYRLAHTPWLNHSWNATFYVTPTGLASSQIPDGPGIELLFDFREHMVVGSCGNGHRASFALGPTTVAAFRAKFETLITDLGGTPSFNDTPNKVPYPVPFSEDHRDRPYDRDAVQRYHQALVAIDTVFHRFRTSFVGKSSPVHLFWGALDLAVTRFSGRRAPLHPAGIPFLPDDVAQEAYDREMSAAGFWPGGNGIDYPAFYAYAYPSPTGYRSASVRPDAAFWHAGLSEFMLPYEAVQSAPDPEETLMAFLVSTYEAAANLGGWDRDLLECAHGRPRQVRAPNATQTIAALATDGTVEREDGPSKGRYRLVVDGVEAEMSYSRVSASQIIIDHTEIPDALRGRKVGARLLQQAIEDARQDQVVIIPLCPFAKAMIGRHPEWQDVLSPSKT
- a CDS encoding amino acid ABC transporter permease — its product is MQGLDIGYMVGLMPVILSYVPLTLAMASVAMVCALVLSALLAVERVVRVPILDWLVIVFISFFRGTPLLVQLFLFYYGLPQVLSVLTRIDGVTAAILGLMLHFAAYMAESIRAAIISVDRSQWEAGQSIGMTQWQLMQRIILPQAARVAAPTLVNYFIDMLKATSLAFTLGVTEMMGAAQKEAAGSFLYFEAFLVVAVIYWGMVEALNQGQKVLETYLDKAYAR